From Brassica oleracea var. oleracea cultivar TO1000 unplaced genomic scaffold, BOL UnpScaffold00285, whole genome shotgun sequence, the proteins below share one genomic window:
- the LOC106319579 gene encoding plant intracellular Ras-group-related LRR protein 2, whose product MEHDLDKFPLLSYVLHQYDSNHHAPPSTAVQQTLAPSFPLLSDPQIMSSLTQSIPTTITQTLTVLASLGPRPDPSAVSSARSKIAQILQMDSLSPEEAAKEAEIYAGAVRLEEVYDSYEKELNDLEEKLSRVYATEVESLLRSREEMNVEVVKVLKAAESGKVLERVDLSGQELKLLPEAICKIVGLVSLNISGNNLMFIPDAFSKLKKLQELDVSSNSLESLPDSIGMLLNLRILNVSANNLTSLPESIAHCRSLVELDASYNNLTSLPTNIGYGLQNLERLSIQLNKLRYFPGSISEMISLKYLDAHMNEIHGLPSSMGRLKKLEVLNLSSNFNNLMCVPDAITDLINLRELDLSNNQIQAIPDSFYMLKKLKKLNLDLNPLEIPSQEVAKQGAEAVREFMRKRWDMIMGEEQQRIGVEAERHGDGTGWVSWGTSMVTNLVSGVSQTVGFGGGPGDGGDKKPGESHFYYQI is encoded by the exons ATGGAGCACGATCTCGACAAGTTCCCTTTACTCTCTTACGTCCTACACCAATATGATTCCAACCACCACGCGCCGCCGTCTACGGCTGTCCAACAAACTCTCGCCCCTTCTTTTCCACTTCTCTCCGACCCACAAATCATGTCTTCGTTGACTCAGTCCATCCCCACCACCATCACGCAGACGCTTACCGTCTTGGCCTCTCTCGGACCACGACCAGACCCGTCGGCTGTTTCCTCTGCTCGCTCTAAGATCGCTCAGATCCTTCAGATGGACTCTCTCTCACCGGAGGAAGCGGCCAAGGAGGCGGAGATATACGCCGGGGCTGTGCGGTTGGAGGAGGTGTATGATAGCTACGAGAAGGAGCTGAATGACTTGGAGGAGAAGCTTTCAAGGGTTTATGCCACGGAGGTGGAGTCTCTATTGAGAAGCCGCGAAGAAATGAACGTGGAGGTTGTTAAGGTTCTCAAGGCGGCGGAGTCCGGCAAAGTCCTTGAGAGGGTTGATCTCTCTGGCCAAGAACTTAAGCTGCTCCCTGAAGCTATTTGCAAGATTGTTGGTTTAGTTTCCTTGAATATCTCTGGCAACAACTTGATG TTTATACCTGACGCATTCTCGAAACTGAAGAAGCTACAAGAGCTTGATGTATCTTCAAACTCTCTTGAATCTCTTCCTGATTCTATAGGCATGTTGCTTAACCTTAGGATCCTCAATGTGTCTGCCAACAATCTAACTTCACTCCCTGAAAGCATCGCGCATTGCAG GTCACTGGTTGAGTTAGATGCAAGTTACAACAACTTGACATCATTACCTACAAACATCGGATACGGATTACAGAATCTGGAGAGGTTATCGATCCAGCTTAACAAACTCCGTTACTTTCCAGGTTCCATAAGTGAAATGATTTCCTTAAAGTATCTTGACGCACACATGAACGAGATCCATGGGCTTCCAAGTTCCATGGGGAGACTAAAGAAACTCGAGGTTCTAAACCTAAGCAGCAACTTCAACAACTTGATGTGTGTTCCCGACGCTATCACCGATTTAATTAACCTGAGGGAGCTTGATCTAAGCAACAACCAAATCCAAGCGATACCGGACTCGTTTTATATGCTGAAGAAGCTAAAGAAACTGAACTTGGACCTTAACCCGCTAGAGATCCCGTCTCAGGAAGTGGCTAAACAAGGAGCTGAAGCGGTTAGAGAGTTTATGAGGAAGAGATGGGATATGATTATGGGGGAGGAGCAACAGAGGATTGGTGTTGAGGCTGAGCGACATGGAGATGGAACAGGGTGGGTCTCATGGGGAACCTCCATGGTTACTAATCTTGTTTCTGGGGTGTCTCAGACCGTTGGATTCGGTGGAGGACCTGGTGATGGTGGAGATAAGAAACCTGGAGAATCGCATTTTTATTACCAAATCTAA